A stretch of the Planctomycetota bacterium genome encodes the following:
- a CDS encoding exosortase/archaeosortase family protein, giving the protein MGSAVAEQPIAGVDRRSAAFAVLGSRAALVLGGLSVAAFAWLFSTWFARQGQISLNRLDDWGHAFAVPAIAVLLLWQRRERLLATRVQPFWPGLLPLLLGIACYVFFIVGVPTHMLQGFALVLSVFGFVLLVLGPQVMRVAIVPIAYLLFAVTVSERVMLAITFQLQLIASQGGHVLLTVFGYPLGLDPVRDGNIIRVLDASGTEHALNVAEACSGMRMVVAFVALGAAIAFSQCRQWWQRTAVVLLSVPVAIALNMVRVAVLGFLSVYVDPELASGEAHMIIGTLLLVPGLLLFLGLVWILNRVVREDEPAAASAASGGSAS; this is encoded by the coding sequence GTGGGCAGCGCAGTGGCCGAACAACCAATCGCCGGCGTGGATCGCCGGTCGGCCGCGTTCGCGGTGCTCGGCTCCCGGGCGGCTCTGGTGCTGGGCGGGCTGTCGGTGGCGGCCTTCGCGTGGCTCTTCTCGACGTGGTTCGCCCGGCAGGGCCAGATCAGCCTGAACCGCCTGGATGACTGGGGGCATGCGTTCGCGGTGCCGGCCATCGCGGTGCTGCTGCTGTGGCAGCGTCGCGAGCGGCTGCTGGCGACCCGCGTGCAGCCGTTCTGGCCCGGGCTGCTGCCGCTGCTGCTGGGCATCGCGTGCTACGTGTTCTTCATCGTCGGCGTGCCGACGCACATGCTGCAGGGCTTCGCGCTGGTGCTCTCGGTGTTCGGCTTCGTGCTTCTGGTGCTGGGCCCGCAGGTGATGCGTGTCGCGATCGTGCCGATCGCCTACCTGCTGTTTGCGGTGACGGTATCGGAGCGGGTGATGCTGGCCATCACCTTCCAGCTGCAGCTGATCGCCTCGCAGGGCGGGCACGTGCTGCTGACGGTCTTCGGCTATCCGCTCGGGCTCGACCCGGTGCGGGACGGCAACATCATCCGCGTGCTGGACGCCAGCGGCACCGAGCATGCACTCAACGTGGCCGAGGCGTGCTCGGGCATGCGGATGGTGGTGGCCTTCGTGGCGCTGGGAGCGGCCATCGCGTTCTCGCAGTGCCGGCAGTGGTGGCAGCGAACGGCGGTGGTGCTGCTCAGCGTGCCGGTGGCGATCGCGCTCAACATGGTCCGCGTGGCGGTGCTGGGCTTCCTGTCGGTCTACGTCGATCCGGAGCTGGCCTCGGGCGAGGCCCACATGATCATCGGCACGCTGCTGCTGGTGCCCGGGCTGCTGCTGTTCCTGGGGCTGGTGTGGATCCTCAACCGCGTGGTCCGCGAGGACGAGCCGGCGGCGGCGAGCGCCGCGAGCGGAGGGTCCGCATCATGA
- a CDS encoding polysaccharide biosynthesis/export family protein, with protein sequence MTDQQTRPLSRGSRAALRGLAALAAAALLATTGCGVDSFLDQSVVGRWERTPTVVPILDRIAAIEGPDDEFVELSEVTPDDLIPRPRIYRVGPGDSLGVVITDLLVAGAPAQFFVVVDGQGTIYIDKLGYVPVAGLTLDEIRQRLTEAAQDEGDVRRPLVQVSIQNPRQSTYSVVGAVPGPGTYIIPKADYRMLDALAESGWVSETAEDILVIRQIALADELRLDFGQDPGDGVRDPVDAPTGDDLLGDIDDLLGGEDPSPSALAIRQDGSQPAADEPREPAIELFDGQPSRRGGEPRDEDSTWMFLDGQWIRVAGGGVAGRGVAGPIGALSGGLTPSQLLTQRVIRIPAQRLIAGDMRYNIVVEPGDVIRVPTGASGSFYIAGFVNRPGSFGIAPNLTLMRAIDAAGGVNGLGVPERVELVRMLDGDRQATIMLNLRAINDGAEPDIYIKPNDRINVGSSIWAYPLAVFRNGFRVTYGFGFLLDRNFGNDVFGPPPVDSAF encoded by the coding sequence ATGACGGACCAGCAGACCCGCCCGCTCTCCCGAGGCTCTCGCGCGGCGCTGCGCGGGCTGGCCGCCCTGGCCGCCGCCGCGCTGCTGGCGACGACGGGCTGCGGCGTCGACAGCTTCCTGGACCAGAGCGTCGTTGGCCGCTGGGAGCGGACGCCGACGGTGGTGCCGATCCTCGACCGCATCGCGGCCATCGAGGGGCCCGACGACGAGTTCGTCGAACTGAGCGAGGTGACGCCCGACGACCTGATCCCCCGCCCGCGGATCTACCGCGTGGGGCCGGGCGACTCGCTGGGCGTGGTGATTACCGACCTGCTGGTGGCCGGCGCCCCGGCGCAGTTCTTCGTCGTCGTGGACGGCCAGGGCACGATCTACATCGACAAGCTGGGCTACGTGCCCGTGGCGGGGCTGACGCTCGACGAGATCCGCCAGCGGCTGACCGAGGCGGCCCAGGACGAGGGCGACGTCCGCCGGCCCCTGGTGCAGGTGTCCATCCAGAATCCGCGGCAATCGACCTATTCGGTCGTCGGCGCGGTGCCCGGGCCCGGCACGTACATCATCCCCAAGGCCGACTACCGCATGCTGGATGCGCTGGCCGAGTCGGGCTGGGTGAGCGAGACGGCCGAGGACATCCTGGTGATCCGGCAGATCGCGCTGGCCGACGAGCTGCGGCTTGACTTCGGCCAGGACCCCGGTGACGGCGTTCGCGATCCGGTCGACGCCCCGACGGGCGACGACCTTCTGGGCGACATCGACGACCTTCTGGGGGGCGAGGACCCGAGCCCGTCGGCCCTGGCGATCCGCCAGGATGGAAGCCAGCCCGCCGCCGACGAGCCCCGCGAGCCGGCGATCGAGCTGTTCGACGGTCAGCCGTCGCGGCGCGGCGGCGAGCCGCGGGACGAGGACTCCACGTGGATGTTCCTCGACGGGCAGTGGATCCGCGTCGCCGGCGGCGGCGTCGCCGGCCGGGGCGTCGCCGGCCCGATCGGCGCCCTCAGCGGCGGCCTGACGCCCAGCCAGCTGCTCACGCAGCGGGTGATCCGCATCCCGGCGCAGCGGCTGATCGCCGGCGACATGCGGTACAACATCGTGGTCGAGCCGGGCGACGTCATCCGGGTGCCGACGGGGGCCTCGGGCTCGTTCTACATCGCGGGCTTCGTCAACCGGCCGGGCAGCTTCGGCATCGCCCCCAACCTGACGCTGATGCGGGCCATCGACGCCGCCGGCGGGGTGAACGGGCTGGGCGTGCCCGAGCGGGTGGAGCTGGTGCGGATGCTCGACGGCGACCGCCAGGCGACCATCATGCTCAACCTGCGGGCCATCAACGACGGGGCCGAGCCCGATATCTACATCAAGCCCAACGATCGCATCAACGTCGGGTCGTCGATCTGGGCGTACCCGCTGGCGGTATTCCGCAACGGCTTCCGGGTGACCTACGGCTTCGGCTTCCTGCTGGACCGCAACTTTGGTAACGACGTGTTCGGCCCGCCGCCGGTCGACAGCGCGTTCTGA
- a CDS encoding exosortase-associated EpsI family protein produces the protein MTKANPGTGVGGGRPGLPRGVLVSCVLAISVLVASGAGLGWTIRTLGLYLQKKPIYPQTGLELVDLPAETPRWIRVGPDRFEDSEIEQTLGTENYVTRTYREKDPADGAEPRVIDLHVAYYTGSIDTVPHIPERCFVGGGLQIGAGPYYETLTLDDSRWLPMRDAPESMQGRAFTTPLARGAYSNRPGQRVLLPLDPRDITLRVTSFLIPDRGDFYAGYFFIANGEHRDSAEGVRLLAFDLKTDYSYYLKVQVNSGQVDSPAELAEVASDLLDDLLGELMLCVPDWRDVTEGRWPEDASDD, from the coding sequence ATGACGAAGGCGAATCCGGGCACCGGTGTGGGCGGGGGCCGTCCGGGCCTGCCGCGGGGCGTGCTGGTCTCCTGCGTGCTGGCGATCTCGGTGCTGGTGGCTTCGGGCGCTGGCCTTGGATGGACCATCCGCACGCTGGGCCTGTACCTGCAGAAGAAGCCCATCTACCCGCAGACGGGCCTGGAACTGGTCGACCTGCCGGCCGAGACCCCGCGGTGGATCCGCGTGGGCCCCGATCGCTTCGAGGACTCGGAGATCGAGCAGACCCTGGGCACCGAGAACTACGTGACGCGGACCTACCGCGAGAAGGACCCGGCCGACGGGGCCGAGCCCCGCGTGATCGACCTGCACGTGGCGTACTACACGGGCTCGATCGACACGGTGCCGCACATCCCCGAGCGGTGCTTCGTGGGCGGCGGGCTGCAGATCGGCGCGGGGCCGTACTACGAGACGCTGACGCTGGACGACTCGCGGTGGCTGCCGATGCGCGACGCACCCGAGTCGATGCAGGGTCGCGCGTTCACCACGCCGCTGGCGCGGGGGGCGTACTCCAACCGCCCCGGGCAGCGGGTGCTGCTGCCGCTGGATCCGCGGGACATCACGCTTCGGGTCACCAGCTTCCTGATCCCCGATCGGGGCGACTTCTACGCGGGCTACTTCTTCATCGCCAACGGCGAGCATCGCGATAGCGCCGAGGGCGTGCGGCTGCTGGCCTTCGATCTCAAGACCGACTACTCGTACTACCTGAAGGTGCAGGTGAACAGCGGGCAGGTGGACTCGCCCGCGGAGCTGGCCGAGGTGGCCTCGGACCTGCTCGATGACCTGCTGGGCGAGCTGATGCTGTGCGTCCCGGATTGGCGGGACGTCACCGAGGGCCGCTGGCCCGAAGACGCGAGCGACGATTGA
- a CDS encoding NAD-dependent epimerase/dehydratase family protein codes for MDESAGIRSGRRRRVLVTGGAGFVGSHLVERLLARGDSVFVVDDLSTGRRGNLPAAHDDIAFAEADLKDWLGADGASAGLFHEIYHLAAAVGVELVVADPVRTIETNTEQTSAVLHFAAGMHPAPRVLVASSSEVYGKSERTPFGEDDDVVYGPTTASRWSYACSKALDEFLALAHHEKSGLPVVVARLFNTVGPRQIGRYGMVLPRFVAAARAGEPLRVYGDGRQVRCFCDVRDVVRGLVDLVGTPACAGQIFNVGSDRPISIEDLARAVIDELGSPSAIVHVPYDEAYGPGFEDLRRREPDLSRIRGAIGFEPSFGLRETIRAVADALADVAGGAEAAS; via the coding sequence GTGGACGAGTCCGCAGGCATCCGGTCCGGCCGGCGTCGCCGCGTGCTCGTCACGGGCGGCGCGGGCTTCGTCGGCTCGCACCTGGTCGAGCGGCTGCTGGCGCGGGGCGATTCGGTGTTCGTCGTCGATGACCTGTCCACCGGGCGACGGGGCAACCTGCCGGCGGCGCACGACGACATCGCCTTCGCCGAGGCCGACCTGAAGGACTGGCTTGGGGCCGACGGCGCGAGCGCCGGGCTCTTCCACGAGATCTATCACCTCGCGGCGGCGGTGGGCGTCGAGCTCGTCGTGGCCGACCCGGTGCGGACCATCGAGACCAACACCGAGCAGACGTCGGCGGTGCTGCACTTCGCCGCCGGCATGCATCCCGCGCCGCGGGTGCTGGTCGCCAGCAGCTCCGAGGTGTACGGCAAGAGCGAGCGGACGCCCTTCGGCGAGGACGATGATGTGGTCTACGGGCCCACGACGGCGTCGCGTTGGAGCTACGCGTGCTCGAAGGCGCTCGACGAGTTCCTGGCGCTGGCACACCACGAGAAGAGCGGGCTGCCCGTGGTGGTGGCGCGACTGTTCAACACGGTCGGGCCGCGGCAGATCGGCCGGTACGGCATGGTGCTGCCGCGGTTCGTGGCGGCGGCGCGGGCGGGCGAGCCGCTCCGCGTGTACGGCGACGGCCGGCAGGTCCGCTGCTTCTGCGACGTGCGGGACGTGGTGCGCGGGCTGGTCGACCTGGTCGGCACGCCGGCGTGCGCGGGGCAAATATTCAACGTCGGCAGCGATCGTCCGATCTCCATCGAGGATCTGGCGCGGGCGGTCATCGATGAGCTGGGGTCGCCGTCGGCGATCGTGCACGTGCCCTACGACGAGGCTTACGGCCCGGGCTTCGAGGATCTGCGGCGGCGGGAGCCCGATCTCTCGCGCATTCGTGGGGCCATCGGCTTCGAGCCGTCCTTCGGGTTGCGCGAGACCATCCGGGCGGTGGCCGACGCACTCGCCGACGTCGCGGGCGGCGCGGAGGCGGCGTCGTGA
- a CDS encoding MraY family glycosyltransferase codes for MIDPSAMPDAGVVVEAGESLATTRLGIFHRYIWVFLAAFAIAIIATPIMRRLAIANGIIDRPSDPRKVHRVPVAYMGGVAVFLGIMGGTMVSYFATAGGALAEVFPSEHMVDGEYHAVVPISVLMGMAIITIVGLLDDVVGIRPGLKISGQLIAAAALAIDDVGVQVARGVLRPIGEFLVDRGLLATSDLVFMIPLPGLGEVPLDVVYWTGAGVIAIFVLGACNAANFIDGLDGLLTGTTTITVAGLLVVALSLAMIDQGPRDAQRVVLCLAVLGACMGFLPHNFNPASIFLGDCGSMLLGYCTIVIILTLGDIGQTHLVLAGLMMFAVPIIDATLAIVRRRMAGRSISEADDQHLHHMLKRALGVKGAVLTLYGIAGCFTVLGVALSLSRARVVYALALVVISYLGVTAIKVSRRRHLEEQATLAIGPAEDRSRSAS; via the coding sequence GTGATCGATCCCTCGGCGATGCCCGATGCCGGCGTTGTTGTCGAGGCGGGCGAGTCGCTCGCGACGACGCGGCTGGGGATCTTCCATCGCTACATCTGGGTGTTCCTGGCGGCGTTCGCGATCGCGATCATCGCGACGCCGATCATGCGGCGATTGGCGATCGCCAACGGGATCATCGATCGCCCGAGCGATCCACGGAAGGTGCACCGTGTGCCGGTGGCCTACATGGGCGGCGTGGCGGTGTTCCTGGGCATCATGGGCGGCACCATGGTCAGCTACTTCGCGACCGCGGGTGGCGCGCTGGCCGAGGTGTTCCCAAGCGAGCACATGGTCGACGGCGAGTACCACGCGGTGGTGCCCATCAGCGTGCTGATGGGCATGGCGATCATCACGATCGTGGGGCTGCTCGACGACGTCGTGGGCATCCGCCCGGGCCTGAAGATCAGCGGGCAGCTCATCGCGGCGGCGGCGCTGGCGATCGATGACGTGGGCGTGCAGGTGGCGAGGGGCGTGCTGCGGCCCATCGGCGAGTTCCTGGTGGATCGCGGGCTGCTGGCCACCAGCGACCTGGTGTTCATGATCCCGCTGCCCGGGCTGGGCGAGGTGCCGCTGGACGTCGTCTACTGGACGGGGGCGGGCGTCATCGCGATCTTCGTGCTCGGGGCGTGCAACGCGGCCAACTTCATCGACGGGCTCGATGGGCTGCTGACCGGCACGACGACGATTACCGTCGCGGGGCTGCTCGTGGTTGCGCTGTCGCTGGCGATGATCGACCAGGGACCGCGGGACGCCCAGCGGGTGGTGCTGTGCCTTGCGGTGCTGGGCGCGTGCATGGGCTTCCTGCCGCACAATTTCAATCCGGCGAGCATCTTCCTGGGCGATTGCGGCTCGATGCTGCTGGGCTACTGCACGATCGTGATCATCCTGACGCTGGGCGACATCGGCCAGACCCACCTGGTGCTGGCGGGACTGATGATGTTCGCGGTGCCGATCATCGACGCGACGCTGGCGATCGTGCGGCGGCGGATGGCGGGCCGGAGCATCAGCGAGGCCGACGACCAGCACCTGCACCACATGCTCAAGCGGGCGCTCGGCGTGAAGGGTGCGGTGCTCACGCTGTACGGCATCGCGGGGTGCTTCACGGTTCTTGGGGTGGCCCTGAGCCTCAGCCGGGCCCGCGTGGTGTACGCCCTGGCGCTGGTGGTGATCAGCTACCTGGGCGTGACGGCGATCAAGGTCAGCCGGCGGCGGCACCTCGAGGAGCAGGCGACGCTGGCCATCGGGCCGGCCGAGGATCGCTCTCGATCGGCCTCGTAG
- a CDS encoding tetratricopeptide repeat protein: MAARVNVRFVAIVCGVIAVIFVGMAAAAYFVVQKSAQDHYTAGETAYAAGDFVEAERAFSKAVNKDRFNIVYLERWIESLQRLTPDTETRYTDVFFQEYMPALRQLAVAKRTDADAWASYLETQYQRLLFYRAVAGGSSWRFLLDETDVALRNFATTPEADDPTADWNRLRRYRGLANLNMVVTGGEADSDFRDQALADLAAALLVDPDDTEALLGRVQWIVSQARDADRRRGREADRLFEQAQQELDAYLAAHPGDARAILEDLRLEMEMRARPIREIRDPQQQREANQLLAAEYAPRIEQVVARLLENADPGELSGNEAQLLWRLETVAFRRNETPLTNRLLAAARASAADDATELAELNFVEGLLARESGDHDRAIRLFQQVAETPPLPISLDGIFVSQRKTQAAIVSAQSAVQLAQQAEGDAARQAARQRVTELREALDAKFGEGLPQLDFLDARIAFLDGRTAEALRLAIGFQRATGSTDPELSRLLSLIYLEQNQPGLALEQLEAFIDERPNSYRAWLSLAQLHEQMNSDADALQAAEEAFRLAPDAEIVTQTRERLQAKMGIRAFDDPIDNAVARVEQLMNPRGGGVPKFDRAIAVIRQTAEQAGADPRLYMLLIYVNAVADRLDAAIAAADEGLSRFPGDESLLRRKRALEASRTVDGRVAFIRENEQLGELSKHLNIYRIYLNEGLVAEADAELDKAYALEPQSPQVVERMFNRAVREGDMQAAERFVREAVEQDLDQAGGRIFQARLLSARGEPARALDLLRTVASDGITSAGIQREIARLLAVTGQVEEAVAAYEDALRIDPTDAAVARTAVATIRELGRPVRALEIARRAIDNAGAQEELVHVWLVLEAEVGDSTRAMLRREDMRSLDAGDRRNNLALARLYVQLGEWAKGRALIDELAAGEDSLEVATVAAAWHAEQGRMGDAVAVFDGYLQRRRDAGTLAQQDAMTYAAFLSSRGQRDRAIAVLREYSSLDDEARTMERNLAQLLLVSGRGDEAIDVIDGLIAGGADEDGVFRRARIEALITSDRLDEARDAIGQLSDEDRRSEVIGLLSARIARRQGDLPGARRGLDEVIARHPSSALAYTRRAELIWARVLTDEQLTEAEKTQFRRDAEEDLAEAVRLNPALADAYRLRAAIAMDQRRYEEAGDAVAEAVRLNPRLAPLRTQLVGTMVENARVAEAMGLINRSIEDRPGDVDSIVGFARLMAEMERPNEATTLFEAALAKRRNPQIAAQFVEHLSNQGSATARRKAREVLNDPLLNVEGSWVLPLLAARLSIDEGASDRAVAEARQSFNLVRNDPSLVVAWFNALASAVRDHPTRLELARQVGVAQTPNRIGEVWLCSLMLADESTEVQGLDELRQLAGSSDDVLAQQAGGMLGSSLYNRARYSEAEAAWRTVIERNPEDGQTLNNLAYLLATEMDDCEEAIALAERARATGRMPPQIVGSTLATAYIACDRLDEAESIIGELLIGARGTPEEVLAIVRRGQWELASGRADAARRSAEQAATLLERYGGRAESYRQPLEELRAALGG, translated from the coding sequence ATGGCAGCCAGGGTGAATGTCCGCTTCGTGGCGATCGTGTGCGGCGTGATCGCCGTCATCTTCGTCGGCATGGCGGCGGCGGCGTACTTCGTGGTGCAGAAGTCGGCCCAGGATCACTACACCGCGGGGGAGACCGCCTACGCGGCGGGCGACTTCGTCGAGGCCGAACGCGCGTTCTCCAAGGCCGTCAACAAGGACCGCTTCAACATCGTGTACCTCGAGCGGTGGATCGAGTCGCTCCAGCGGCTGACGCCCGACACCGAGACGCGCTACACCGACGTGTTCTTCCAGGAATACATGCCGGCGCTGCGTCAGCTTGCGGTGGCCAAGCGGACCGACGCCGACGCGTGGGCCAGCTACCTCGAGACGCAGTACCAGCGGCTGCTGTTCTACCGGGCCGTCGCGGGCGGCAGCAGCTGGCGCTTCCTGCTGGACGAGACGGACGTGGCGCTGCGCAACTTCGCGACCACGCCCGAGGCCGACGACCCGACCGCCGACTGGAACCGCCTCCGGCGCTACCGCGGGCTGGCGAACCTGAACATGGTGGTGACGGGCGGCGAGGCGGACAGCGACTTCCGCGACCAGGCGTTGGCCGATCTGGCGGCGGCGCTACTGGTCGACCCCGACGACACCGAGGCGCTGCTCGGCCGCGTGCAGTGGATCGTGAGCCAGGCCCGCGACGCCGATCGTCGGCGGGGTCGGGAGGCCGATCGGCTCTTCGAGCAGGCCCAGCAGGAGCTGGACGCCTACCTCGCGGCGCATCCGGGCGACGCGCGGGCGATCCTCGAGGACCTGCGTCTCGAGATGGAGATGCGAGCCCGGCCGATCCGCGAGATCCGCGACCCGCAGCAGCAGCGGGAGGCCAACCAGCTGCTGGCAGCCGAATACGCGCCGCGGATCGAGCAGGTGGTCGCCAGGTTGCTCGAGAACGCCGATCCGGGCGAGCTGAGCGGGAACGAGGCGCAGCTGCTGTGGCGTCTGGAGACCGTGGCGTTCCGCCGCAACGAGACGCCGCTGACCAATCGCCTGCTCGCAGCGGCCCGTGCGAGTGCGGCCGATGACGCCACCGAGCTGGCCGAACTGAACTTCGTGGAGGGGTTGCTGGCTCGGGAATCCGGCGACCACGACCGCGCAATCCGGCTGTTCCAGCAGGTGGCCGAGACGCCGCCGCTGCCCATCAGCCTCGACGGCATCTTCGTCTCGCAGCGGAAGACGCAGGCGGCGATCGTGAGCGCGCAGAGTGCGGTGCAGCTCGCCCAGCAGGCCGAGGGCGACGCCGCGCGGCAAGCGGCGCGGCAGCGGGTGACCGAGCTGCGCGAGGCGCTCGATGCCAAGTTCGGCGAGGGCCTCCCGCAGCTGGACTTCCTGGACGCCCGCATCGCCTTCCTCGACGGGCGGACGGCCGAGGCGCTGCGTCTGGCGATTGGCTTCCAGCGGGCAACGGGCTCGACGGATCCGGAGCTGTCGCGGCTGCTGTCGCTGATCTATCTGGAGCAGAACCAGCCGGGCCTCGCGCTCGAGCAGCTGGAGGCCTTCATCGACGAGCGTCCCAACAGCTACCGCGCGTGGCTGTCCCTGGCGCAGCTGCACGAACAGATGAACTCGGATGCCGATGCGCTGCAGGCCGCCGAAGAGGCCTTCCGCCTGGCCCCCGACGCCGAGATCGTGACGCAGACCCGCGAGCGGCTGCAGGCGAAGATGGGCATTCGCGCCTTCGACGATCCGATCGACAACGCGGTCGCCCGCGTCGAGCAGCTGATGAACCCGCGGGGCGGGGGCGTGCCCAAGTTCGACCGGGCCATCGCCGTGATCCGCCAGACGGCCGAGCAGGCGGGCGCCGATCCGCGGCTGTACATGCTGCTGATCTACGTGAACGCGGTGGCCGATCGGCTGGATGCGGCGATCGCCGCCGCCGACGAGGGCCTGTCGCGCTTCCCCGGCGACGAGAGCCTGCTGCGGCGCAAGCGGGCGCTGGAGGCCTCGCGGACGGTGGACGGCCGCGTGGCGTTCATCCGCGAGAACGAGCAGCTCGGCGAGCTGTCCAAGCACCTGAACATCTATCGCATCTACCTCAACGAGGGCTTGGTCGCCGAGGCCGATGCCGAGCTGGACAAGGCCTACGCGCTCGAGCCGCAGTCGCCGCAGGTCGTCGAGCGGATGTTCAACCGGGCGGTCCGCGAGGGCGACATGCAGGCCGCCGAGCGGTTCGTGCGGGAGGCCGTCGAGCAGGACCTGGACCAGGCCGGCGGGCGGATCTTCCAGGCGCGGCTGCTGTCGGCGCGGGGCGAGCCCGCGCGGGCGCTCGACCTGCTGCGGACCGTCGCGAGCGACGGCATCACCAGCGCGGGCATCCAGCGGGAGATCGCGCGTCTGCTGGCGGTCACCGGGCAGGTCGAGGAGGCGGTCGCCGCCTACGAGGACGCGCTGCGGATCGATCCGACCGACGCCGCGGTGGCGCGGACGGCGGTGGCGACCATCCGCGAGCTAGGCCGCCCCGTGCGGGCGCTCGAGATCGCGCGGCGGGCCATCGACAACGCGGGCGCCCAGGAGGAACTGGTGCACGTGTGGCTGGTGCTCGAGGCCGAGGTCGGCGATTCGACCCGAGCGATGCTCCGCCGCGAGGACATGCGATCGCTCGACGCCGGCGACCGCCGCAACAACCTGGCGCTGGCGCGGCTGTACGTGCAGCTGGGCGAGTGGGCCAAGGGCCGGGCGCTGATCGACGAGCTCGCCGCGGGCGAGGACTCGCTCGAGGTGGCCACGGTGGCCGCGGCGTGGCACGCCGAGCAGGGCCGGATGGGCGACGCCGTTGCGGTGTTCGATGGCTACCTGCAGCGTCGCCGCGACGCCGGCACGCTGGCGCAGCAGGACGCGATGACCTACGCGGCCTTCCTGTCCAGCCGCGGCCAGCGGGATCGGGCGATCGCCGTGCTGCGGGAGTACTCCTCGCTCGACGACGAGGCCCGCACGATGGAGCGGAATCTGGCGCAGCTGCTGCTGGTATCGGGCCGCGGCGACGAGGCCATCGATGTCATCGATGGGTTGATCGCCGGCGGCGCGGACGAGGACGGCGTCTTCCGCCGCGCTCGCATCGAGGCGCTCATCACCAGCGATCGGCTGGATGAAGCCCGCGACGCGATCGGGCAGCTGTCCGACGAGGATCGCCGGTCGGAGGTCATCGGCCTGCTGAGCGCCCGCATCGCGCGGCGGCAGGGCGACCTGCCGGGTGCGCGGCGGGGGCTGGACGAGGTCATCGCCCGCCACCCGTCGTCGGCGCTGGCCTACACCCGGCGGGCCGAGCTGATCTGGGCCCGGGTGCTCACGGACGAGCAGCTGACCGAGGCCGAGAAGACCCAGTTCCGCCGCGACGCCGAGGAGGACCTGGCCGAGGCGGTCCGGCTCAATCCGGCGCTCGCCGATGCGTACCGGCTGCGGGCCGCGATCGCCATGGATCAGCGGCGCTACGAGGAGGCCGGCGACGCGGTGGCCGAGGCGGTGCGGCTCAACCCACGGCTCGCGCCGCTGCGTACGCAGCTGGTCGGCACGATGGTCGAGAACGCCCGCGTCGCCGAGGCGATGGGCCTGATCAACCGGTCGATCGAGGATCGTCCGGGCGACGTGGATTCGATCGTGGGGTTCGCGCGGCTGATGGCCGAGATGGAGCGGCCCAACGAGGCGACGACGCTGTTCGAGGCGGCGCTGGCCAAGCGTCGCAACCCGCAGATCGCCGCCCAGTTCGTGGAGCACCTGAGCAACCAGGGGTCGGCGACGGCTCGCCGCAAGGCCCGCGAGGTGCTGAACGACCCGCTGCTCAACGTGGAGGGCAGCTGGGTGCTGCCGCTGCTGGCGGCGCGGCTGTCGATCGACGAGGGTGCGTCGGACCGCGCGGTGGCCGAGGCCCGCCAGTCGTTCAACTTGGTGCGGAACGATCCGTCGCTGGTGGTGGCGTGGTTCAATGCGCTGGCCAGCGCAGTGCGGGACCATCCCACGCGGTTGGAGCTCGCGCGTCAAGTCGGCGTGGCGCAGACGCCCAACCGCATCGGCGAGGTCTGGCTGTGCTCGCTGATGCTGGCCGACGAGTCCACCGAGGTGCAGGGCCTCGACGAGCTGCGGCAGCTTGCCGGCAGCTCCGACGACGTGCTGGCGCAGCAGGCGGGCGGCATGCTGGGCTCGTCCCTCTACAACCGCGCGCGGTACAGCGAGGCGGAGGCGGCCTGGCGGACGGTCATCGAGCGGAACCCCGAGGACGGGCAGACGCTCAACAACCTGGCGTACCTGCTGGCGACCGAGATGGACGACTGCGAGGAGGCGATCGCTCTGGCGGAGCGGGCCCGGGCCACGGGCCGCATGCCGCCGCAGATCGTCGGGAGCACGCTGGCGACCGCCTACATCGCCTGCGACCGGCTGGACGAGGCCGAGTCGATCATCGGCGAACTCCTGATCGGTGCGCGGGGTACACCCGAGGAGGTGCTCGCGATCGTTCGCCGGGGCCAGTGGGAGCTGGCGTCGGGGCGGGCCGACGCGGCGCGGCGGAGCGCCGAGCAGGCGGCAACGCTGCTGGAGCGGTACGGCGGCCGCGCGGAGAGCTACCGCCAGCCCCTCGAGGAGCTGCGGGCAGCGCTGGGCGGATAG